Below is a window of Drosophila willistoni isolate 14030-0811.24 unplaced genomic scaffold, UCI_dwil_1.1 Seg786, whole genome shotgun sequence DNA.
TGGTTTTGACGCTTCCCCACTCCATCGCCCATGCGTTAAAGTCGCCGGCAATGATCACTGGCGGTGATCTTCTGGCGTCGGCGGCTATACAGTCAATAATGGCTGCAAAGTCGTCTATATCCACACTTGGGgctatgtagcagctaaaAATGGATATGCCGTTGCATTTCGCCCTGGTGTAGCCTCTGTGTCTGCCAACACACTCTAATTGTAATGGAGAATGTCCGCAACTCCATATTGCTGTGCCCATGATGTTGTTTTGGGCCCAGGCCGCGTCCTGTTTTACCCCATATGGTTCCGACAAAAGCGCTATGTCGATGCCCAGATCAATAACAGTTTGCTTCAGCAAATCCTGTGCTGCCCTGCAATGGTTTATATTAAGTTGTAGAAACTTAATTTTTGCACTTGTTTGTTGCCTTGACGTACAACGGGCATCCTCTGCTCAGAGTGTTATGTGCCGCGTTCTTTTCGCCGTACCTAGTGCATAAAATGCACTTTGCGTCGTTGTTGCAGTCTTTAGATGCGTGACCGCTCTCTCCGCAGTTGAAACATAGGCTGCCTGCCTCGTGCTCCTTCTTGCACCTGCACCTAGCTGATGTATGCCCAAAATCGAGACATTTGTAGCACCTCCTTGGCTCTATCTTGGCTCTTATTCTGCATTCTGCAAGACCAATGCGAACCGTTCTAGCAGCAATCATTTTCGATGCCTGATTGGCATTCAGCAGCATAGTTGCAGTTTGCGTACCCCTATATGCCTTCCGCATCTTGGGAAACGATTCCTCTGGCAGAGTTTCCTCCGTTAATTTGACGGCTGCATCAAGAACATTCTCGAGTTTGGAATAGAACGGTATATCCCTGATTTCGACTGTGACCCTTTCAGTGATAAGCTTGACCCGTCCTTCGTCGCCAAGCGCTTGCTGCAACGCCTTGTGAAGTACTAGCGTACCGCCATCGTCATGCTTTTTCATCTCCAGGAGAAGTTCTCCTGCTGCTGTTCGACGCACTCCGCAAACTCCTTCCTTGTGCGAGAGCATGGCAGGATCAGTCTGGACTGCCTCCAGTACTTTTGCATAGTTTGCAGGGTCACTGCATTGCACCATCAAAGCATCAGGCCGTCTTCTACTCTTTCGTTTAGGTCTTTTGACCGTTTCCCATTTGTTGGCGACTTTTTGTAAGGGATGGTACCCTCAGCCGATTCTGCAGCAGATGTATTTTGGGTGGTTGGCTGTCTTAACACCAAGCTGGGCCGTGTGACAGCTTCCCGACCCTTTGCCTTTTGCCTTGTACCTGCAGCATTTGGTGTAGCACTTTTGGCCACAACAGCCGCAAACGTCAGTGGCCGCGTCTTCTGTTTTGGCTTATTGGCCCGAGGTCTGCTTTCTAGTTGGGTTTTTACACCATCCAAAACCGTCTTCATTCTTGCCAATTCATCCTTCATGCCACAATTTGCGGTTGGATGCTGGCTTGGTGCAGAAATAGCGACCATTGCAGCTATTTGGTCGACAAGTGCTCCGAGTTCAGTGATCTGTTCTTTTAGACCTGTCTGGACGCTTCTTGGCCTTTTTGGTGCCGCTTCTGATTGGTCGGCAGGTGGACTTAATTCACGACCTCTTTTTGGCGTATCCTCTACCGTGACGACTGCTGCTGGTGTAAAAGCTGGCAGAGACTTCAAGTTTAAAGCCGTCGGGGCCGAATGCGTAGCTGTTGGCGGCGTTCTGGCCATTAAGCTGCTTCGAGAAAAGGCAGTTGCTCCCGCTGGCATTTTACAGCCATTACTGCTTGTTGCATTGTCCGCTGCATCGGCCAAGTGTGCCACCGATGCAGTAGTTTTCCTGGTAATATTAATGGATGTAGGGGCCTCCAGAATCCGTGCCCCGGCCGCGGTTTGATTCGCGGGTGGATTTCCACTTTTGTGGCTGCCACCTGGAGTAATTTCGTTTTTTCCAGCcattttttataaactttgATGCATTTTATACCTACTGCCAGGTACGAAAGTTCGTTAATATGCTGCCGGCCGATGCGACACAGACGCAGACCACAAGCCGCTCAATATGAGGACAGACGCTATGCGGATTTAGGGCTTCCCGAAGGGAAAAAAGAGAATTAGAGAAAGGAAGAAGATATGTAGTTCAGTCGGCGATTTCCAATTTAATTTTGGCGGCCAAAATGCTGTTCCCGAAAGTATGCAATGTTTCGGGGGCTGGCCAGCAGGGCTTGGGCGCCCTCTGGTGACCAAGATAGGGCGCTGCTTTCCAACACTGGTGCGCAGCTGCAGTTGTCAGCTGTTGTTATCGGCGGTAGTTGGTATTAGAAAGTTCAGCAACAAAAGGAGATCGACAATGCAAAGGAGGAGAAAGTTCCAGGAGTTCCAACCCTTGGCGAGAGAAGCGCGGGAAAATATGAACCCCTCACCCCTTGCGGAGCGCCCAACTCCGACTGGAACGGCTAATTTTTAAGGCAAACAGAATATTTCGTTACCGGTTGCACTCCACCACGGTGGATGGGCTCAGCTGATTTTGGTGCCAGGTGAGCGACACCTCCTCAATGAGCCTCTACTAGTATTCCCTTTTATTAGTTGCAGGGTATACACACGAATTCAGGTTCGTTAGACGGAGCGACTACAGGACGCGACCGCACTGGTGGGATAAATATGTGTGAACCTGTATgtaatatgtaaatatgtatgtacgtatatatgtacatatgtgttatttgttgccctttttgatgtgttgtccATGGTTTGTGTAGTTGAAGGTGAATTCGTTGGTGTGGTGACCGGGTAGGTAACTCCTCCCCCACTGGATTGAAGTGAGGGCCATAGCGGTGGTCTGAACGAAATTAGTAGCGACTGGTGGTGGTTTGAGAACAATTGATCCTCTTCAAAGGATTAAAATATAGTTGCGCTTTGATTGCTTCCAGGTGAGGTTGTCTATGCTAGGTTTTAAGTCTATTtaacaccaacaaaacaaactcccTTTCTGgttccagaatttccggttgtTCTGTCCATTGATGATTTCTTGTAGATAATTTGTATCCCACGTTGGGgcaaaaaacataattttatcTTTAAAAGGCTTAATACTATATCTATTATAAATAACATGTTTAGGTATTTTCAGATATTTAGTCTTGTCATTGGCAAtggtataatgaatgaatttataatcTTTAATTCTGAACATTggaatttttatgtaaaatattacattagttttgtttacaaatatatCTATTTCAAGTAATCTATATAAATGTTCTTGCGATGAAATTGTGACATTTCGTTTTGCTAAAATTTCTGTGATCTTGTCTTctttagttgaaaaaaaaataaattttgggataattttaagcaaaaaaaaaaaaatgaagtattatttaaatggttaTACATAACATCAATGCTAAGTccaattctatttaaatattgacgAACATGGATTTCGTTGTGTTCAGTGCTTAATTCCTTATAGATCTTacttttatagttttttttttatttttttttttttttttttttaaattacttatAATATTCTGTTTGTTATTATCGGTTGATCGGTAATGTTTGAAAAtcttataattattttattattaacgttTCATTGATGATTGACATTGTTTATTCGTTTGTTCATGCTCCCTTTAATTTCCCTaaattcctttcttttttttattctttttgtgtaataagtatgttgttgtttacaataattaggtatgtatgtatgaaaaatcgtatttaataattttttgtttgcttgtgtttttgtattttatattatatatatgtatacctggTTTTTTGCTAAGGCTTTCTTGTcaatcgttttatttttgacttgtgaattttttgctttttcttatcTTTAGTGACAATATGTTTTGAAAAGCGAGGAGTcaatttatttcttctattttcttttctgaatACTGTCTCGTCAGTTTCCACTTCTGGTGGATCATTCCTTTCTTCGTTTAGTTTTAaagttcgttttttattttgatcagaTATTTGTTGAGCAATCTTGGGGTATATTTTTTTCTGATAACGGTCTAAGTCTTGTAAATAATCGTGTTCgttagtaaattttaatgcttttgAAACAGGTGGGTTCGACCCGAGGATAATTCAAAGGGTGTGAAATTAGTTGCAGAGTGTATAGCATTGTTGTAAGTGATCAATGCTTCAGCGAGGATATCGTCATGTATTGTGGgagttttttcagttttcctcttttccattatTAGTCTGTAAATTTCTGTTAAAGACGAATGAAATCGTTCAACAGGGGCGTTACTTGAAGACTGTTGAAAAGATGTGACATGTCTGGTGATATTGTATTGAGTGCgaaaatcaatgaaaagatTTCCTGCGAACTCTGCACCCTGGTCACAAACAATCTTTTTAGGTATGCCATGAGTAAAATGTCTGATTGATTTTACTATATTTAGGCTATCTCTTGCTGGTATAGTGTACCCAgcagcaaattttgaaaacttgtctattattgttaaaacattttgatggtTAATGGTGTACAAATCGATATGAATTATGTCTAATGGGAGTTTTGGAACCTCTGTTTCCTGATAGGGAACTTTTTGCGGATGTCTATCGTATTTCAGGGTTTGGCATAAGTcacaattgtttattgtttttgtaattttttgcttcatatgtggaaaatatattgttcTTTTTAAATGGGCTAGAGTTTCATCAATTCCCCTGATTTGGTCCAGCAGTGGACTGTACCTGAAAACTGTACCTTGAAACTAAGTTGGATAACTTCACTTTGTATTTCTTCGCTATCAGTTGAGTGCCAATTTATTACTAAaccaaactaaaaaaaaaagcgttgTCGCAGCAGCCCacaaatatatgtgtgtgtacaatgcttatgtatgtgtcgattcttacaactacatctgacttatcgataaacgcaATCCGTTCCTGAACATCCCGGCCCGCCCTGAAACACAGTTTCTGAACGGGGCAATACCGCAACCTTGGTGATTGGCCGAGTTAATTCTCCCGAAGAGGTCTTGAGTCTAACCGCTCGAACCAATTGATCCTTGCCTGGGTAGGCTTCGAGAACCAGCGCCAGATGCCAGTGAGCTGGTGGGGTGTTCGATTCCTTTACAAGCACCACATCTCCCACTGCTATATTTGGTGTTGTAGTGGTCCACTTTGGACGCTGTTGCAATGTGGTAAGATACTCCTGATGCCATTGCTTCCAGAAACCTTGCATCATAGATTGGATACTTTGCACGTACCCAAGTCGGCCCACGGGGATGTGGCCTAAGTCTGCCTCTGGTATAGTTGTGAGAGGCATGCCGATCAAGAAATGTGCTGGCGACAAATAATTGATATCTGTGTCCGAGTTGTAGCACAAGGGTCGTGAGTTGACCACCGCACTGACTTGTGCAAGTAGAGTTCGCATCTGCTCGTAGGTGAGAGTAGATTTCCCAATGACTCAGCGAATATGCAGCTTTACGCATCTGACTGCAGATTCCCATTTTCCTCCCCAATGAGGAGCATGTGGTGGAATGAATACCCATTGAATGCCATCATTCGCCAGAGCATTCCTAACCTTTTCGATGTGTGGTTGAGATGCCAGCAGCTTCTGCATTTCATCAAGAGAGCGTTTAGCTCCAATGAAATTCGTTCCGTTGTCGCTATAGATTTTGTTGCACTTGCCACGCAAAGAGACGAAACGTGTTAGCGCGGCCAAGAATGAGTCGGTGCTCAAGTCCGTTACAAGTTCCAGATGGATTGCCGATGTGACCAGACAAACAAATAGGCATATGTAGCCCTTACCAATGCGCGGTTTGCGCCCCTTTCCATCCTTAAGAAGGATTGGACCAGCATAGTCACATCCAGTGTTTACAAATGGAAGTGCCTGAGTGACACGAATGCTGGGTAGATCAGCCATCCTTTGTTGTGATGTATGATGCCGCTGTCGAAAACAAGCCAAACAGTCGTGTGTGACTTTCCTTATCAAGTTCCTTGCGCCAAATATCCAGAATGTTTGACGTACCATAACAAAGAGTGATGAGACGCCAGGGTGCAGGTTGACCCTGTGTTCGTATTCAAGTATCAGCTTGGTGATGCGATGAGATTTCGGTAGCAAAACTGGATGTTTCGCCTCTGTGGACAATTGCGAGTGGTGCAAGCGTCCTCCAACCCTGACTAGTCCGTCCTTGTCGATCATTGGCGAGAGTTTAGCCAGCTGAGATCGACTTCGCAATGGTTTATTTGCGAGTAGCAATTGATATTCATCCTGAAAGCAGGTTTGCGCGTGGCGCAAGCATACAATGCGTGCCGCGGTGATTTCCTCAAACGTAAGACAGTTTGAGCCCTTGTCCCCAAATGGACCCTTCGTGCACCGTAGAAAGCGAAGGACATAGCCAACCGTGTGAACGAGCGTCAACCATGAAGATACTCGTTGAACAAGATGATCAAGTGGATGATCAGGAGCTGCCTCTACTAATGCAGTCAGACAATTGCTTTTGACTTCCTTTTCTAGTTCTTTTCTGAAATATTCAAACAGACTTGTGAGTTGTTTAACCTTACCAGAAACTGATCCGCGTCACGTATCCATGACGGGCCATTCCACCATAACTGAAAGTCCTTTAGGTCTGCAGCCATGAGACCTCTGGATGCGCAATCAGCTGGATTTGATTTGGAGTCCACATGACGCCAATAGTGCCTTGGAATGGTGTCCAGAATTTCCGAAGTTCGGTTCCCAACAAATGTCTTTAGTCGAGAGGGTGCGTATGATAGCCAATAGAGAACGATTGTGGAATCGCACCATGCAAAAACCGTGACCTTTTGATGTCGAAGTGCCGCCTTTATCGAACGTATGAGTTGACTTAGGAGAAGTGCCGCGCAAAGCTCTAGGCGGGGCAGAGATTGCTGCTTTAGCGGAGCCACCCTAGACTTCGCAGCCATAATCGATGTAGAAATCGAGCCATCCTTGTTGATTACTCTGCTGTACACTACAGCAGCGTATGCCTTCGTAGATGCATCGGAGAATCCATGCAATTCAATGTTGTCGGTGTCGTTGACAACCAACCGGGGTATTTGAATGTGTTGTAGCATATCCAAATCTGCTCGCCATTTGAGCCAAGTATCCGCTAGTTGCTTAGGGAGTTTGTCATCCCATCCCAAATCGAGAAGCCATAATTGTTGAAAGAGTATTTTGAATTGGACCACAATTGGTGCCAAAAGCCCAAGTGGATCGAAGATACGCGAGACATCCGATAAAACTTGTCGTTTTGTACAATCGACATTTCCTTTTAGACCAACATTATAAGACAATGTATCAA
It encodes the following:
- the LOC124461974 gene encoding uncharacterized protein LOC124461974 translates to MLQHIQIPRLVVNDTDNIELHGFSDASTKAYAAVVYSRVINKDGSISTSIMAAKSRVAPLKQQSLPRLELCAALLLSQLIRSIKAALRHQKVTVFAWCDSTIVLYWLSYAPSRLKTFVGNRTSEILDTIPRHYWRHVDSKSNPADCASRGLMAADLKDFQLWWNGPSWIRDADQFLGPFGDKGSNCLTFEEITAARIVCLRHAQTCFQDEYQLLLANKPLRSRSQLAKLSPMIDKDGLVRVGGRLHHSQLSTEAKHPVLLPKSHRITKLILEYEHRVNLHPGVSSLFVMRHHTSQQRMADLPSIRVTQALPFVNTGCDYAGPILLKDGKGRKPRIGKGYICLFVCLVTSAIHLELVTDLSTDSFLAALTRFVSLRGKCNKIYSDNGTNFIGAKRSLDEMQKLLASQPHIEKMRTLLAQVSAVVNSRPLCYNSDTDINYLSPAHFLIGMPLTTIPEADLGHIPVGRLGYVQSIQSMMQGFWKQWHQEYLTTLQQRPKWTTTTPNIAVGDVVLVKESNTPPAHWHLALVLEAYPGKDQLVRAVRLKTSSGELTRPITKVAVLPRSETVFQGGPGCSGTDCVYR